The sequence CGAGCGCGCGCAAGCGCCGGGCGATGGCCTCGGCCACGTGCCGGTGCTCGCGCTGATCCTTGTCGCAGGCCAGCAGTTCCGCGCCGAGACGGGCGTCCTCGCGGGCACTGAGGCCGCGCGGGGCGGAACCAGCCAGCGCCCCGGTGACCAGGCGTCCGCCGACAGCCTGCGCGAGCCGCTCCGGAGTCGCCCCGATGAAGCTGCGGGCGCGTCCGTCAGAAAAGGAAAAGGCGAAGCACGAGGGGTAGCTCTCGCGAAAGGCGTTCAGCGTCTCCAGCGGGTTAAAGGCGCGTCCGGCCTCCAGGTCCACAGCGCGGGCAAGTACGATTTTCCGGTAAAGCCCGGCGCGGATATCCGCCAACGCCTGCCCGACCGCGGCGGGGAACCAGTCCGCACCGCCGATGTCATGCTTTTTGAATACAGCCGGAGGCGCGGCTTCTTCCGTCGGGAGCGCCGAGTAATCGAAGACGGAAAACTTCGCGTGCGCGGCGAGGACTTTTTGCGCCAGCAGTTCTATGGGCGCATCAGCGGTGACGGGGACATTGGCCACGGCGGTGGAGACGCCATGCCGCCGCCCAACCTGCCAGCGCGGGATGAACACGGTGGCGGGCGCGAAGGCCGCATCTTCCTCCGAAGCGTCCGCCCCGAAGGTGAACGCGGCAAAGGCACGCGGGCCGCTGTGCGGGCGGTCGAGATCGCCGATGGCGATGGTGTTGTCCCACAGTCCAGCCAACCAGTCACGAGCGCGGGCGAAGCGCTCCGCCCCGGCAAAGGTTTCACTAAAGACGGCCTCGGCCCCGGCCACCGCCTCGTCGGCCTGCGGCTGCTCCAGGTAGAGGTGCAGCTCACCCGGCTCGTAGATCGACTCCAGTACGGCGAGCGGGTCGATGTGCTTGACCGCGAGAGAAATGCTCGCCAGTTGCGGGCAGCCTTTCGTCGCCGCGACCTCGCGCACGTAGCCCAGAAAAGCCAGCAGGCCGTTCAGGTCGCGGTTCGGGAAACGCTCTGAGGGGACGATCTCCATGCGGGGGTTATCTGGATTAGTAAATCATTTGCTGAAGCCTGCTCGTTGTTCAGGCATTCAAACTTAATAGACACGTGGACAATACCCCCATCAAAAATCCAATC comes from Ruficoccus amylovorans and encodes:
- a CDS encoding isochorismate synthase, with protein sequence MEIVPSERFPNRDLNGLLAFLGYVREVAATKGCPQLASISLAVKHIDPLAVLESIYEPGELHLYLEQPQADEAVAGAEAVFSETFAGAERFARARDWLAGLWDNTIAIGDLDRPHSGPRAFAAFTFGADASEEDAAFAPATVFIPRWQVGRRHGVSTAVANVPVTADAPIELLAQKVLAAHAKFSVFDYSALPTEEAAPPAVFKKHDIGGADWFPAAVGQALADIRAGLYRKIVLARAVDLEAGRAFNPLETLNAFRESYPSCFAFSFSDGRARSFIGATPERLAQAVGGRLVTGALAGSAPRGLSAREDARLGAELLACDKDQREHRHVAEAIARRLRALGLGPECAAQPRLFKLPNVQHLLTPIEAALPESVSLLDAVGELHPTPAVGGVPREDAVPHIGRIENFTRGLYAGTLGWLDWRGEGDFVVAIRSALVEGNRARLYAGVGIVEGSDPAREQAETDLKLRAMLDTLR